The following proteins are co-located in the Haloplanus sp. HW8-1 genome:
- a CDS encoding response regulator transcription factor — MTTEIVIAEDDETTREVVEFNLTDNGWDVVAFTDGDACWEHLGSRTSDPPDLVVLDVMMPELDGLSVLERIRDHDALVDLPVVMLTSRNREEDIVQALDAGADDFVAKPFSEAELVGRIEVVLDAV; from the coding sequence ATGACCACCGAAATAGTCATTGCTGAGGACGATGAGACGACCCGGGAAGTCGTCGAGTTCAACCTGACTGACAACGGATGGGACGTGGTGGCGTTCACAGATGGTGATGCGTGTTGGGAGCATCTCGGATCACGGACCAGCGATCCACCAGATCTCGTGGTGTTAGACGTGATGATGCCCGAACTCGATGGCCTTTCGGTCCTCGAACGTATCCGGGATCACGACGCACTCGTGGATCTGCCAGTCGTCATGTTGACGTCCCGCAACCGGGAGGAAGATATCGTGCAAGCACTCGACGCCGGTGCTGACGATTTTGTGGCCAAGCCTTTCTCGGAAGCCGAACTTGTGGGGCGAATTGAGGTCGTTCTCGACGCAGTCTGA
- a CDS encoding poly-gamma-glutamate biosynthesis protein PgsC/CapC — protein sequence MWVATLLAVVGLLGVAVTTQFTGYRLGGTITVPVLAVYTLKNVLMVPVFVLSTIAAYIGLWYLRERTLIYGRDQFVAALVIGTSVPLVTLLGLIQVGFDADLIVFIGSILPGLAAYNFHSIKPEFRRNDLLATIGLFTGLVIIGWALVTPGIAARFGTVTPPVLFAETADVALFNNAVVDISTGTVVIPREIVAGLFVLGLLLSERIRGRFGVRVGVITAVLLAVYALTNVWLIAMYLVLLVLAFGFVQAMNSATLRYGRVLLGTTTAFALLVAVPLTLSLPISRGLSAFFIAFLAGITAYNAHVTGSFDRRLVLPLQAVVFVPALLVARLFATPEPKGIPKELTLPVILIGVFVVLVGLGIGRWYAVDKPDESEVLSASVLSGGNS from the coding sequence ATGTGGGTTGCTACGTTGTTGGCCGTCGTAGGGTTACTTGGCGTAGCAGTGACGACACAGTTTACTGGCTACCGACTCGGTGGAACGATCACCGTCCCGGTACTCGCAGTGTACACCCTCAAGAACGTCCTGATGGTGCCGGTGTTCGTCCTCAGTACTATCGCAGCGTACATCGGCCTCTGGTATCTTCGAGAGCGAACTCTGATCTACGGTCGAGACCAATTTGTCGCCGCGTTGGTCATCGGAACGTCAGTCCCGTTGGTAACGCTTCTTGGGCTGATTCAGGTCGGGTTTGATGCAGATCTCATCGTGTTTATCGGCAGTATTCTCCCCGGTCTCGCGGCCTACAACTTCCACAGCATCAAGCCGGAGTTTCGCCGGAACGATTTGCTCGCAACGATAGGACTGTTTACAGGACTGGTCATCATCGGTTGGGCACTGGTCACGCCGGGGATAGCTGCCCGATTCGGGACGGTAACGCCACCGGTGTTGTTCGCAGAAACCGCCGACGTTGCGTTGTTTAATAATGCAGTCGTTGATATTTCAACAGGAACAGTCGTCATTCCGAGGGAAATCGTGGCTGGCCTATTTGTTCTCGGTCTTCTGTTATCTGAGCGTATCCGGGGGAGATTCGGCGTCCGGGTGGGCGTCATTACGGCTGTCCTGTTGGCAGTCTACGCACTCACGAACGTCTGGCTGATCGCCATGTATCTGGTTTTATTGGTTCTTGCATTCGGCTTCGTTCAGGCGATGAACTCCGCAACACTGCGGTATGGCCGGGTACTGCTCGGGACCACCACCGCGTTTGCACTTCTCGTGGCAGTGCCACTCACGCTCTCGCTCCCGATTAGTCGTGGGCTGTCTGCGTTTTTTATTGCCTTCCTCGCGGGCATCACAGCATATAACGCTCACGTGACAGGCTCGTTTGATCGGCGTCTGGTACTACCTCTCCAGGCAGTCGTATTCGTTCCAGCGTTGCTCGTGGCGCGACTGTTCGCTACACCGGAACCGAAGGGAATCCCAAAGGAACTCACGCTTCCAGTGATACTGATAGGCGTGTTCGTCGTGTTGGTCGGCTTGGGTATCGGGCGCTGGTATGCGGTTGACAAGCCTGACGAGTCCGAGGTCCTGTCGGCATCCGTTCTTTCAGGGGGTAACTCATGA
- a CDS encoding Mur ligase family protein, with amino-acid sequence MSTNAYEIYGRGFGWSWRLRTQERVVATGGHHYDTSREARQAVDRVRGAVASLTGDDEAFESEDISDPRTIVREDPTPSGELPQDRNNWVWQLQIPERTLANSADRFPTESDARHALDRFLERAAGALPMFMVGAEYEWRDGPRSIEVGKPSLTGIIKELTRGFRHRKALRRLDTRIAVAGSRGKTSTTRRLDDVFNRRGYDTLTKITGNHPTLIHNGEVHPIDRRGPRTTLYENISVIGEFAPELDAYAAEDIGIFENQGITEYTTRLINQQLIDPDIVILTNVRQDHNDTLGKTRTNIARSFARSVSAGTHVISGEQHPVLHEYMREEIERRGGTIEQVEIPERHEGMIGAETAHAIDAVLSFLGESPLPDGELEAFLDAIQPEWTRLPDGRVFNAAQVNDVESTEMVRQALVSEDEQILPFVYLRRDRRGRTASFAEYVDLLHDQGHVNEAHVGGANTRAFAENTELPVIRHDKGSDAETVLTDLLAEGEPVVIMGNTVDEFMREFEEVVRTQEQEATESIKPT; translated from the coding sequence ATGAGTACGAATGCATACGAGATATACGGGCGAGGGTTCGGCTGGTCGTGGCGACTTCGGACTCAGGAACGCGTGGTAGCGACCGGCGGCCATCACTACGATACATCACGCGAGGCCCGACAGGCTGTAGACCGAGTTCGAGGAGCAGTTGCTTCGCTCACTGGTGATGACGAGGCGTTCGAAAGCGAGGATATCAGCGACCCGCGAACGATTGTCAGAGAGGACCCGACGCCGTCCGGCGAGCTTCCACAAGATCGGAACAATTGGGTGTGGCAATTACAGATACCCGAGCGCACCCTCGCCAACAGCGCAGACCGGTTCCCTACCGAGAGCGATGCCAGGCATGCGTTGGATCGGTTCCTAGAGCGGGCCGCGGGTGCCCTCCCCATGTTCATGGTCGGTGCCGAATACGAGTGGCGGGACGGACCACGATCTATCGAGGTCGGAAAGCCGAGCCTGACCGGTATCATTAAAGAGTTAACACGAGGGTTCCGTCACCGCAAGGCACTCCGACGCCTGGACACTCGCATCGCCGTGGCGGGGAGCCGTGGCAAGACATCGACGACCCGCCGCCTCGACGACGTGTTCAATCGCCGGGGCTACGATACGCTGACAAAGATCACCGGGAACCACCCGACACTCATCCACAACGGCGAGGTTCACCCCATCGACCGACGCGGGCCTCGGACGACGCTGTACGAGAACATCAGCGTCATCGGGGAGTTCGCTCCGGAACTCGATGCCTATGCCGCCGAGGATATCGGCATCTTCGAAAACCAGGGCATCACCGAGTACACCACCCGGCTCATTAATCAACAACTCATCGATCCGGACATCGTCATTCTCACCAACGTCCGCCAGGATCACAACGACACGCTTGGCAAGACGCGGACCAATATCGCCCGATCATTCGCACGGTCGGTCTCCGCCGGGACACACGTTATTAGTGGGGAACAACACCCTGTTCTCCACGAGTATATGCGAGAGGAGATCGAACGGCGGGGCGGTACCATCGAACAGGTCGAGATTCCAGAACGACACGAGGGGATGATCGGGGCAGAGACTGCGCACGCGATTGACGCGGTCCTGTCGTTTCTCGGCGAATCGCCTCTGCCCGACGGTGAACTCGAAGCGTTTTTAGATGCGATCCAGCCGGAGTGGACCCGACTTCCTGACGGTCGTGTGTTCAACGCAGCACAAGTGAACGACGTCGAGAGTACGGAAATGGTCCGTCAGGCACTCGTTTCGGAAGATGAACAGATACTGCCGTTCGTCTATCTCCGGCGAGACCGGCGCGGTCGAACCGCCTCGTTCGCAGAGTACGTTGACCTCCTCCACGATCAAGGCCACGTCAATGAAGCCCACGTTGGTGGGGCCAATACGCGTGCGTTCGCTGAGAATACCGAGCTGCCGGTCATCCGACACGACAAAGGAAGCGACGCCGAGACTGTGCTGACCGATCTTCTTGCAGAGGGCGAGCCTGTCGTCATCATGGGAAACACCGTCGATGAGTTCATGCGTGAGTTCGAGGAGGTTGTACGTACTCAGGAACAGGAAGCAACCGAATCTATCAAACCGACGTAG
- a CDS encoding transposase has protein sequence MPNPPQEFGSIDLDFSSNPELAAEFPDNSKALLMLGFELLHAKRWPMASISEQLQAYLNQGFDPAEAVGELDLVTDTLPFWKLEKNWYKLDREDAARLYLYRSLTASKDYAIEEELKDGVAEHLGLNDTVTENTIERISEEVEKQLGGEVRTEVREVLEELEDNDEVVTLPESSADGRGEPPLVLISREMRKRAYQYFQLDRDESRVTYPKWQLFKLMEIAGLCNIHPNDAEEPLRFLPYFYYRDVPGFKALWNQLREYDMLKLRKMYLAALESIITVIDEYGYLPETTDIAVDLTNIMWYGRHSNQKNKNGEPLDRDEIPHEDQPIGVEGVNEKAGSAYAFQIASVSLANVEIPVTLAAKSIQRRGNIEHQIDELLTYADQYVDPDVVCMDGGFYGRGMHECLENHSLDFISRLRGRMPSIVRELKQGAIYNDLDYNAAGYDVRIGEEVPESEAESWLITMPSEKRISRADTGTEDQGNWEIYYTNLNPKQFGGLEIGRRYRQRWAVETSYRLMKHDFTAKSASELRSQREFIASMAFIYNAMWMASNVKYAVENDRPVKDDQGRYPFTANQLMVAMLLDMEDIDIGEVRDLSVRSNIVREVFGDGYPFRLEGHPEFEN, from the coding sequence GTGCCGAATCCTCCACAGGAGTTTGGATCTATCGATCTCGACTTTTCGTCGAATCCCGAGCTGGCGGCAGAGTTCCCTGATAACTCGAAGGCACTCCTGATGCTTGGTTTCGAGCTGCTACACGCAAAGAGGTGGCCGATGGCATCCATCTCGGAGCAACTTCAGGCCTACCTGAACCAGGGCTTCGATCCAGCCGAAGCCGTTGGCGAGCTTGACCTCGTCACCGACACCCTCCCGTTCTGGAAGCTGGAGAAGAACTGGTACAAACTCGACAGGGAGGACGCCGCACGGCTCTATCTCTACCGGTCCCTCACCGCCTCGAAGGACTACGCCATCGAAGAGGAGTTGAAGGACGGCGTTGCGGAACATCTCGGCCTGAACGACACCGTCACGGAAAATACCATCGAGCGCATCAGCGAGGAAGTCGAGAAACAACTTGGCGGTGAGGTACGTACCGAGGTTCGGGAGGTCCTAGAGGAACTGGAGGACAACGACGAGGTCGTCACGCTGCCGGAATCCTCAGCCGACGGGCGCGGAGAGCCGCCGCTCGTGCTCATCTCGCGCGAGATGCGGAAGAGAGCGTACCAGTATTTCCAGCTTGACCGGGACGAGTCACGGGTCACGTACCCCAAGTGGCAGTTGTTCAAGCTGATGGAGATCGCCGGGCTATGCAACATCCACCCCAACGACGCCGAGGAACCACTCCGGTTTCTCCCGTACTTTTACTACCGAGACGTGCCCGGATTCAAAGCGCTCTGGAACCAGCTCCGCGAGTATGACATGCTCAAACTGCGGAAGATGTACCTCGCCGCCTTGGAGTCAATCATTACCGTAATCGACGAGTACGGCTACCTGCCCGAGACGACCGATATCGCCGTGGACCTCACGAATATCATGTGGTACGGTCGGCACTCGAACCAGAAAAACAAGAACGGGGAGCCGCTCGACCGGGATGAGATTCCGCACGAAGACCAGCCCATCGGCGTCGAGGGTGTGAATGAGAAGGCGGGAAGCGCCTACGCGTTCCAGATCGCGTCCGTGAGCCTCGCCAACGTCGAGATACCCGTGACGCTGGCCGCGAAGAGCATCCAGCGCCGCGGGAACATCGAGCACCAGATAGACGAACTGCTCACCTACGCCGATCAGTACGTTGATCCCGATGTCGTCTGTATGGACGGGGGATTCTACGGTCGCGGAATGCACGAGTGTCTCGAAAATCACAGTCTCGACTTCATTTCCCGTCTGCGAGGGCGTATGCCCTCTATCGTGAGGGAACTCAAGCAAGGGGCGATTTACAACGACTTGGACTACAATGCAGCGGGATACGACGTTCGCATCGGTGAGGAAGTCCCGGAAAGCGAGGCCGAGTCGTGGCTCATCACGATGCCGTCGGAGAAACGTATCTCCAGGGCTGACACCGGAACCGAGGACCAGGGGAATTGGGAGATCTACTACACCAACCTCAATCCCAAGCAGTTCGGCGGGTTGGAGATCGGGCGGCGATATCGGCAGCGTTGGGCAGTGGAGACATCCTATCGACTGATGAAACACGATTTTACCGCGAAGTCGGCAAGCGAACTCCGGAGCCAGCGAGAATTTATCGCCAGCATGGCGTTCATCTACAACGCGATGTGGATGGCGTCGAACGTGAAGTACGCTGTGGAGAACGACCGCCCGGTGAAAGATGACCAGGGGCGTTACCCCTTCACCGCCAACCAGTTGATGGTCGCCATGCTGCTTGACATGGAGGATATTGATATCGGAGAAGTGCGAGATCTATCAGTTCGAAGTAACATTGTTCGGGAGGTGTTCGGAGATGGCTATCCGTTCCGTCTCGAAGGCCATCCTGAATTTGAGAACTGA
- a CDS encoding GntR family transcriptional regulator, with the protein MTKAATGYVGQRFTVDNLSDDVDVSWRTVQRALKELAELGHLDRRDDGTKRELVLG; encoded by the coding sequence GTGACCAAGGCGGCAACTGGCTACGTCGGCCAACGGTTCACCGTCGATAATCTCTCGGACGACGTTGACGTGTCCTGGCGCACGGTCCAGCGGGCGCTCAAGGAGTTAGCCGAACTCGGCCACCTGGACCGGCGCGACGATGGTACAAAGCGGGAACTCGTGCTGGGTTGA
- a CDS encoding RNA-guided endonuclease InsQ/TnpB family protein, whose protein sequence is MAIKATRTYVGSIQNHQQVCDGLDSLGDSASKIWNVARWTADRIWDATGEIPNGSVLKSYMKNQSCWKDLNAQSSQKVIEELSDAFQSWFDLRHNSKEANPPGYRKHGDNRPKSTVTFKEDGFKHDPENNRVRLSKGSNLKEHFSDFLLCEYQTRPDVDLSEVNSVQNVRTVWNGDEWEIHFVCNVELESADTADDGVAGIDLGITNISTVAFPDEYVLYPGNSLKEDKHYFTRAEYDTEGENGPSEKSMWARRKLSELETHFYHTLTDAIITECVERGVGTLAVSWPEDVRASDWGKTGNKKLHSWAFDRIYQYLEYKGEMRGVEVLKENEWNTSKTCSRCGDDTKSNRVERGLYVCSSCELVANADCNGAENMRQKITPSPHGEDRSNGCVAQPSTYLFDRESGTFHTREQVVS, encoded by the coding sequence ATGGCGATTAAGGCCACACGTACCTACGTTGGGTCCATCCAGAACCACCAACAGGTCTGTGATGGTCTTGATTCGCTCGGAGACTCCGCCTCGAAAATCTGGAACGTCGCACGATGGACAGCCGACCGTATCTGGGACGCAACCGGCGAGATCCCAAACGGGAGTGTGCTGAAATCGTATATGAAAAACCAGTCGTGCTGGAAAGATTTGAACGCACAATCCAGTCAGAAAGTCATCGAAGAACTTTCTGACGCTTTCCAGTCATGGTTCGATCTGCGACACAACTCCAAAGAGGCGAATCCCCCCGGCTACCGCAAACACGGCGACAACCGACCCAAGAGTACGGTGACGTTCAAAGAAGACGGGTTCAAACACGACCCTGAGAACAACCGGGTCCGGCTCTCGAAGGGCTCGAATCTGAAAGAACACTTCTCGGATTTCCTGCTCTGTGAGTACCAGACTCGACCTGATGTTGATCTCTCGGAAGTCAACAGCGTCCAGAATGTTCGTACCGTCTGGAACGGTGACGAATGGGAAATCCACTTCGTCTGTAACGTCGAGCTCGAATCTGCTGACACAGCAGACGACGGTGTTGCGGGGATCGACCTCGGAATTACAAATATTTCCACGGTCGCGTTCCCGGACGAATACGTCCTGTACCCCGGCAACTCGCTCAAAGAAGACAAACACTACTTCACCAGAGCTGAGTACGACACCGAGGGAGAGAACGGCCCGTCAGAGAAGTCGATGTGGGCGCGTCGGAAACTCTCCGAACTTGAGACACACTTCTACCACACGCTGACGGACGCCATCATCACGGAGTGTGTCGAACGCGGTGTCGGTACGCTCGCGGTGAGTTGGCCTGAAGACGTGCGAGCGTCAGACTGGGGTAAAACCGGCAACAAGAAGTTACACTCGTGGGCATTCGACCGCATCTACCAGTACCTCGAATACAAAGGCGAGATGCGGGGTGTTGAGGTACTGAAAGAGAACGAGTGGAACACCTCGAAAACGTGTTCACGCTGTGGAGACGACACGAAATCGAACCGTGTCGAGCGTGGCTTGTACGTCTGCTCGTCGTGTGAGTTGGTAGCCAACGCGGATTGTAACGGGGCGGAGAATATGCGTCAGAAGATAACTCCGAGTCCTCACGGTGAGGATAGGAGTAACGGCTGTGTGGCACAGCCATCGACATACCTGTTCGACCGCGAGAGCGGGACGTTTCACACGAGAGAACAGGTCGTGTCGTAG
- a CDS encoding tyrosine-type recombinase/integrase, with product MSDDHEAIAEAFDRTADPLAAHAPTFDDLDVDPFALFFDEVAAPRNLTAKTQREYRHVIDQWTTHMRRAGRHPACPHETHVRCFVQHCREDRDNQPDTIRSKLHRLDAIYHFWQRDPAFPHPRTYDPFDIVLSKLDLTRPPQKDPPHLSVADLADYVAALSHIRDRAVVMTQLKLGVRAGELCNLRLSDIAIDHPELKAGYPALGSHPLLDGRPNAVCIPSRYERSGNKSGRPRVLPLDDELRATLVSLLFTRPDTGAEEVFYTTSTHNPLGTEDVRRIWAEHFQDDYPETETHRAVTSHFGRHRFTTHWLVTKNWNRELVKYMRGDRIEGVEMSRETIDSYVHTYYEDIVDAYRTGIYDFGLAGVSENR from the coding sequence ATGAGTGACGACCACGAAGCCATCGCCGAGGCGTTCGATCGGACGGCGGATCCGCTTGCGGCGCATGCGCCGACGTTCGACGACCTCGACGTGGATCCCTTCGCACTGTTTTTCGACGAGGTGGCCGCTCCGCGAAACCTGACGGCAAAAACACAGCGTGAGTACCGGCATGTCATCGACCAGTGGACGACCCACATGCGCCGGGCGGGTCGCCATCCGGCCTGTCCGCACGAAACACACGTGCGGTGCTTCGTTCAGCACTGTCGTGAGGATCGGGATAATCAACCCGATACGATCCGATCGAAACTGCATCGCCTTGACGCGATCTACCACTTCTGGCAGCGCGATCCCGCCTTTCCCCATCCACGGACGTACGACCCATTCGACATCGTTCTCTCGAAGCTCGATCTGACACGGCCACCACAGAAGGACCCGCCACATCTCTCGGTCGCAGACCTCGCTGACTATGTGGCGGCGCTATCGCACATCCGTGATCGCGCCGTCGTCATGACGCAACTCAAACTCGGGGTGCGAGCGGGCGAACTGTGCAACCTCCGGCTCTCGGATATCGCGATCGATCACCCGGAACTCAAGGCCGGCTATCCTGCGTTGGGATCACATCCACTGCTTGATGGTCGACCCAACGCCGTATGTATCCCCTCACGGTACGAGCGGTCGGGGAACAAATCGGGGCGGCCACGCGTCTTACCGCTCGACGACGAGCTGCGCGCGACGCTGGTCAGCCTTCTGTTCACACGGCCTGACACGGGCGCTGAGGAGGTGTTCTACACAACATCCACACACAATCCTCTGGGTACCGAGGACGTACGGCGCATCTGGGCGGAGCATTTCCAAGACGACTATCCCGAGACTGAGACGCACCGCGCGGTGACGAGCCACTTCGGGCGGCATCGATTCACGACGCACTGGCTGGTCACGAAGAACTGGAACCGCGAGTTGGTCAAGTACATGCGTGGCGACCGGATCGAAGGCGTCGAGATGAGCCGCGAGACGATCGACAGCTACGTGCATACGTACTACGAGGACATCGTGGATGCGTACCGAACCGGGATTTACGACTTCGGTCTTGCCGGGGTCTCAGAGAATCGGTAG